The Malus domestica chromosome 13, GDT2T_hap1 genome includes a window with the following:
- the LOC139190278 gene encoding uncharacterized protein, whose translation MSGPSDRRFDLNLGEETATPSPDNIWRPSFISPTGPLTVGDSVMKNDMTAAVVARNLLTPKDNRLLSKRSDELAVKDSLALSVQCAGSVSNMAQRLFARTHQVESLAAEVMSLKQEIRGLKHENKQLHRLAHDYATNMKRKLDQMKESDGKVLLDHQRFVGLFQRHLLPSSSGAVPGNEASNDEPPMPPPSGVLSSTEVPDNHPPVLSLSGALPTAETSPKQPL comes from the coding sequence atgtctggaccctccgaccgtcgttttgacctgaaccttggagaagagacagccacgccttctccagacaacatatggcgcccatccttcatatcccctactggtcctcttaccgttggggattctgtgatgaagaatgatatgaccgctgcagtggtggccaggaaccttctcactcccaaagataacagactactttccaaacggtctgatgagttggctgttaaggactctctggctcttagtgttcagtgtgcaggttctgtgtctaatatggcccaacgcctatttgctagaacccaccaagttgaatcattggctgctgaagtgatgagtctcaaacaggagattagagggctcaagcatgagaataagcagttgcaccggctcgcccatgactatgctacaaacatgaagaggaagcttgaccagatgaaggaatctgatggtaaggttttacttgatcatcagcggtttgtgggtttgttccaaaggcatttattgccttcgtcctctggggctgtacctggtaatgaagcttcaaatgatgaacctccaatgcctcctccttctggggttttgtcaagtactgaggttccggataaccaccctccggtgctttctctttctggggctctaccgactgctgagacttcccctaagcaacctttgtga